A single genomic interval of Mustelus asterias chromosome 25, sMusAst1.hap1.1, whole genome shotgun sequence harbors:
- the LOC144479264 gene encoding colipase-like, which produces MKVILVYLACCIAYGIAAPEKGLFLNLLLYNVYYKCPCQNGLRCNGDKSIIGSITNTNFGICKDPNSIAKVIKTTNVS; this is translated from the exons ATGAAGGTAATACTGGTCTACCTAGCATGCTGCATTGCATATGGAATAGCAGCTCCCGAAAAAGGATTGTTTCTGAACCTG CTCCTGTATAATGTCTATTACAAATGCCCCTGTCAAAATGGTCTGAGGTGTAACGGTGATAAATCCATCATTGGTTCAATAACAAACACCAACTTTGGTATCTGCAAGGATCCGAACAGCATTGCTAAAGTCATAAAGACAACCAATGTGTCATGA